Proteins encoded by one window of Martelella endophytica:
- a CDS encoding TRAP transporter large permease subunit codes for MTKQSEPSFDEILREEGLFSRAYNWLTQALGVVLALLLAMMSVLISYQVISRYFFNAPSSLTEELLRYSLIWLGILGSAYCFMLNKHLNLPLLIDALGPRSAGRLNAFNAALTFLFGALLAWGGYHSMIGNALTLTPMLHVAIGTLQSVLLIAGLLICLSQFVVLAMLLRTRQAHLIDIVVIIALITAFIVFAGLFRGTETYMDWVDNHLELFSILILFGTLFALLVLGTSIAVGLAFSGILTLSLQVDIAQLFSTMGEKLFNGLDSFGFLALPFFVLAGNIMNQAGIARRLIDFAMLLGRRIPGSLWQTNALANMLFGSLSGSGIAAATAIGGIVTPIAREEKYDMPITTAVNAASAPCGMLIPPSGALIVYSLITGGSASIVALFLAGYVPGIIMGAAVMAVAYVYARKRKYATDKSPYLMSEVTRTFLRAAPSLMLVVVVIGGIVMGVFTATEGSGIAVLYSFILALFYRSLTPKTLLKVLIETAAATGIILFLIACSNLMSWSMTFASIPDTIGEMLTSLSDNKYVILLLINVALLVVGVFMDMAPAQLIFTPIFYPVVTAMGVDPVHFGVLMVYNLSMGVVTPPVGTVLFVSCSVSGEKITKVIGPLLPIFAVQILGLLLITFVPALSLTLPRLFGV; via the coding sequence ATGACCAAGCAATCAGAACCTTCATTTGATGAGATCCTGCGCGAAGAGGGCCTGTTCTCGCGCGCCTACAACTGGCTGACACAGGCACTCGGCGTCGTTCTTGCCCTGCTTTTGGCAATGATGTCCGTGCTGATTTCCTATCAGGTGATCTCCCGATACTTCTTCAATGCGCCGAGCAGCCTGACGGAAGAGCTGTTGCGCTATTCACTGATATGGCTCGGCATTCTTGGCTCGGCCTACTGCTTCATGCTGAACAAGCATCTGAACCTTCCGCTTCTGATCGATGCGCTGGGCCCACGCTCTGCCGGCAGGCTCAATGCCTTCAATGCAGCGCTGACCTTCCTGTTCGGGGCGCTTCTGGCTTGGGGCGGCTACCACTCGATGATCGGCAATGCGCTGACATTGACGCCGATGCTGCATGTGGCAATCGGCACGCTGCAGAGCGTGCTGTTGATCGCCGGTCTGCTGATTTGCCTGTCGCAGTTCGTCGTGCTGGCAATGCTTCTGCGCACCCGACAGGCACATCTGATCGATATCGTCGTGATCATCGCCCTGATCACGGCATTCATCGTGTTCGCCGGCCTCTTCCGGGGAACCGAAACCTATATGGACTGGGTCGACAACCACCTCGAGCTGTTCTCGATCCTGATCCTGTTCGGCACGCTGTTTGCGCTTCTGGTTCTGGGCACATCAATCGCCGTGGGTCTCGCGTTTTCAGGCATCCTGACGCTCAGCCTCCAGGTCGACATCGCGCAGCTCTTTTCGACCATGGGCGAGAAACTGTTCAATGGTCTCGACAGTTTCGGTTTTCTGGCGCTGCCCTTCTTCGTGCTGGCCGGTAACATCATGAACCAGGCCGGCATCGCCCGCCGTCTCATTGACTTCGCCATGCTGCTTGGGCGTCGCATTCCCGGCAGCCTGTGGCAGACCAATGCGCTTGCCAACATGCTGTTCGGCTCGCTCTCCGGCTCCGGCATCGCCGCCGCGACCGCCATTGGCGGCATCGTCACGCCGATTGCGCGCGAGGAAAAATACGACATGCCGATCACCACAGCGGTGAATGCGGCATCGGCTCCATGCGGCATGCTGATCCCGCCATCGGGCGCGCTGATCGTCTATTCGCTGATCACCGGCGGCAGCGCTTCCATCGTTGCCCTGTTTCTGGCGGGCTATGTGCCGGGCATCATCATGGGCGCTGCGGTCATGGCGGTCGCCTATGTCTACGCCAGGAAGCGGAAATATGCGACCGACAAGAGCCCTTATCTGATGAGCGAGGTGACCCGCACTTTCCTGCGGGCAGCCCCCAGCCTCATGCTTGTCGTCGTGGTCATCGGCGGTATCGTCATGGGGGTCTTTACCGCTACGGAAGGCTCCGGCATCGCGGTTCTCTACAGCTTCATCCTGGCGCTGTTCTATCGCAGTCTGACGCCGAAAACCCTGCTCAAGGTGCTGATCGAAACCGCTGCTGCGACCGGCATCATCCTGTTCCTGATCGCCTGCTCGAACCTGATGAGCTGGAGCATGACCTTTGCCTCGATCCCCGACACGATCGGCGAGATGCTGACCAGTCTCAGCGACAACAAATATGTCATCCTGCTTTTGATCAATGTCGCGCTGCTGGTTGTCGGCGTGTTCATGGACATGGCGCCGGCGCAGCTGATCTTTACGCCGATCTTCTATCCCGTCGTGACCGCCATGGGCGTCGATCCGGTCCACTTCGGCGTGCTGATGGTCTATAACCTGTCGATGGGCGTGGTCACGCCGCCGGTCGGGACCGTATTGTTTGTCTCCTGCAGCGTGTCGGGTGAGAAAATCACCAAGGTGATCGGGCCACTTCTGCCGATCTTTGCGGTCCAGATTCTCGGTCTCCTGCTGATCACCTTCGTGCCGGCGCTGTCGCTGACATTGCCGCGCCTGTTCGGTGTCTGA
- a CDS encoding glycoside hydrolase family 88 protein, translated as MNRIADSYFEKESEVHTDEAHQATLTRCVERLRQQMPAVGLRNPKIGNAHNRWIYCNGADWVMGFQTGQLWLAYQLTGSSAFKNAAQARRPEFEQILRDRRLRDHDLGFQFSLSSVAEWLLTGDDRARAMGISAADALLARFRPEGGYIQAWSAQGTHDREKAAFANGRMIADTMQNLALLYWAHRETAIEDYRDVAQIHAATAASCLVRDDDTSFHTFLFDPSTGEPLRGETHQGYADASCWSRGQAWLMHGFAQCYAATRDPAHLDVARRLSAKAEALVGSTAVPVWDFNLPDTETPYIDSSAGAVMAAGLYLLADQDIPAEEALRWRAFADRLIDGLLSTCDLTKTEGAQGLLAHGAAHVPAGRCDTMLPYGDYYFMEALMRSVGHTQFFW; from the coding sequence ATGAACCGTATTGCCGACTCGTATTTCGAAAAGGAATCCGAAGTGCATACAGACGAAGCGCATCAGGCCACTCTGACACGCTGCGTCGAGCGCCTTCGGCAGCAAATGCCGGCCGTCGGGCTGCGCAATCCCAAGATCGGCAATGCGCATAACCGCTGGATCTACTGCAACGGTGCAGATTGGGTGATGGGCTTCCAGACCGGGCAACTCTGGCTTGCCTATCAGCTGACCGGCAGCAGCGCCTTCAAGAATGCGGCGCAGGCGAGACGACCCGAATTTGAACAAATCCTCCGCGACCGTCGGTTACGCGATCATGATCTGGGCTTCCAGTTTTCCCTCTCCTCCGTCGCCGAATGGCTGTTAACGGGGGATGATCGCGCACGGGCGATGGGGATTTCCGCCGCTGACGCGCTTCTGGCACGTTTCAGACCCGAAGGTGGCTATATCCAGGCCTGGAGCGCACAAGGCACGCATGACCGGGAAAAGGCAGCCTTCGCCAACGGCCGGATGATTGCCGACACCATGCAGAACCTCGCCCTGCTCTACTGGGCGCACCGCGAGACGGCCATTGAGGACTATCGCGACGTCGCGCAAATCCACGCCGCCACTGCCGCATCATGTCTTGTCCGCGACGACGATACCAGCTTCCACACCTTCCTCTTCGACCCGTCCACCGGTGAGCCCCTTCGCGGCGAAACCCATCAGGGGTATGCCGACGCGTCGTGCTGGTCCCGCGGTCAGGCCTGGCTGATGCATGGCTTCGCACAATGTTATGCGGCAACCAGGGACCCCGCTCATCTCGACGTTGCCCGCAGGCTCTCTGCGAAAGCCGAGGCGCTGGTCGGCTCCACTGCCGTTCCGGTCTGGGATTTCAACCTGCCAGATACCGAAACGCCTTACATCGATTCCTCGGCAGGTGCGGTCATGGCGGCAGGGCTTTACCTGCTGGCGGATCAGGATATCCCCGCGGAAGAAGCCCTGCGATGGCGCGCTTTTGCCGATCGCCTGATCGACGGGTTGCTTTCGACCTGCGACCTGACGAAGACCGAAGGCGCCCAGGGGCTTCTGGCCCACGGCGCCGCGCATGTTCCCGCCGGTCGCTGCGACACGATGCTGCCTTATGGCGACTATTATTTCATGGA
- the dctP gene encoding TRAP transporter substrate-binding protein DctP, producing the protein MKVSRKILGLACVLAAFATGVEAKTYKLAHNVQPDSTAGYMLSEFAERVEEGTDGRVKIKIFANGVLGDQLDYFSQIQKGVIDLGLVNSAALENVIPAYGVVNLPYIFRTSEEYGAVMADPGVKAALFDEAGKHNFVPLGYLSSGFRSIYTTSPVENIDDLQGKKLRTMSSETYIEMLKRFGTVPTPLSFGELYSGLQQGVVDGAEGGLAGLWSAKFGEVAKYALETEQTRLTDFVVASQKFQDSLSPEDLEVVNSVFADISARSIEIADRSEAEDLQKAVDQLGVEVIQIDKEPLMKSVEPMYTEAAKDPGKAALLEAIFAIEGRQFN; encoded by the coding sequence ATGAAAGTTTCGCGCAAAATTCTGGGGCTGGCCTGCGTTCTTGCCGCTTTCGCGACAGGCGTCGAGGCCAAGACCTACAAGCTCGCACACAATGTCCAGCCCGACAGCACGGCCGGATATATGCTCTCCGAGTTCGCCGAGCGGGTCGAGGAAGGAACCGATGGCCGGGTCAAGATCAAGATCTTCGCCAACGGCGTGCTCGGCGACCAGCTCGACTATTTCTCGCAGATCCAGAAGGGCGTCATTGATCTCGGTCTCGTCAACAGCGCGGCGCTCGAAAATGTCATCCCGGCCTATGGCGTCGTCAATCTGCCCTATATCTTCCGGACCTCGGAGGAGTACGGCGCGGTGATGGCCGATCCCGGCGTGAAGGCGGCCCTGTTCGATGAAGCCGGAAAGCACAATTTCGTGCCGCTCGGTTATTTGTCATCGGGTTTCCGCTCGATCTACACGACATCGCCTGTCGAAAATATCGATGATCTTCAGGGCAAGAAGCTCCGCACGATGAGCTCGGAGACCTACATCGAAATGCTCAAGCGTTTCGGCACGGTGCCGACACCGCTGTCCTTCGGTGAACTTTATTCCGGCCTGCAGCAGGGCGTGGTTGATGGCGCGGAAGGTGGGCTTGCAGGCCTCTGGTCGGCGAAGTTCGGCGAGGTTGCCAAATATGCGTTGGAAACCGAACAGACGCGCCTGACCGATTTCGTCGTCGCAAGCCAGAAGTTCCAGGACAGCCTGTCTCCCGAGGATCTCGAAGTGGTGAATTCCGTCTTCGCCGACATTTCGGCTCGCTCCATCGAGATCGCGGATCGCAGCGAGGCGGAAGACCTGCAGAAGGCGGTCGATCAGCTTGGCGTCGAGGTCATCCAGATCGACAAGGAGCCGCTGATGAAATCGGTCGAGCCAATGTATACGGAAGCGGCCAAGGATCCCGGCAAGGCTGCCTTGCTGGAAGCCATCTTCGCGATCGAAGGACGGCAATTCAACTAG